CAGCTTGCCCCGCCCGATTTCGCGAGGTGGGGCAAGTCGCGCCGCTGCATCGCCGCCATGCAGGCCTATGCCCTGTCCGAAGCGATCGACGCCGGGGTGATCGACGGCCTCTGGGGGCCGCAAACTGATTTTGCCATCATGGCGCTGGCGCAAAAGGTGGCAACCGGTCAGGTTCGTCAGTTCAACGATGAAGGCCCGGACGAGATCCGCAATCCGGCAGGCTTTCCCGATGAAACGCGGTCTCAGGCCGAGCTTGTGGCCTTCTACGGCCCCGCTGGCACGGCGGACGGCCGCATCCGCCCGCCGCTGGTCAGGGTGCCGCTGCCCTGGAAGATGAAACTGGCCTGGGCCAAACATCAGACGCGCAGTTTCCTCTGGGCTCACGAAAAATGCGCCGAGAGCCTGGTCAGGGTGCTCGCCCGCGTCGATGCCCTTTATGCGCCGGCGCAGAAAACCGACCTTGGCCTCGACCTGTTCGGCGGCGATTACGCGCCCCGCCTGATGCGCGGGGCGGACCGGGCCTCGCTGCATTCCTGGGGCATCGCGTTTGATTTCGACCCCGCCCGCAACCGCCTGCGGGACAACCTCTTCGAGGCGCGACTGGGCCAGCCCGACGCGATCCCCTTCTGGGAAGCCTGGGAAGCCGAAGGTTGGTGCAGCCTGGGCCGTGTGCGCAATTACGACTTCATGCATGTGCAGGCCGCCCACCGGGCCTATTGAGTCTTCGGGGCATTCCCCAAAGTCGTGCCGACGATTTTCGGGTGACAAACCGGTCGCGCCTTGGCACCAAGGCGCGATATTGCCCTTGCCCGAAAGGACCTGCCCCCGTGAAGACCGTCAGGGACTACATCCGTACCATTCCCGATTTCCCCCACGAAGGAATCCTGTTCCGGGACGTGACCACGTTGTTCGCGGACCCGCGCGGGTTGCGTCTGGCGGTGGATCAACTGCTGCATCCCTATGCCGGCGCGCCCATCGACAAGGTCGTCGGGCTCGAGGCGCGCGGCTTCATCCTTGGCGGGGCCATTGCGCACCAGTTGGGCAAGGGGTTCGTCCCGATCCGCAAGAAGGGCAAGCTGCCGGGGCCGACCATCGGGGAAAGCTATACGCTGGAATACGGCGAAGCCTCGGTCGAGATCCACAATGATGCCATCCAGCCCGGCGAAAAGATCCTGCTGGTCGATGATCTGCTGGCCACCGGCGGCACCGCCGAGGCGGGGATCAAGCTGATCGAACGGCTGGGCGGAGAGATCCTTGGCTGCGCCTTCATCATCGACCTGCCGGATCTGGGCGGTCGGGACAAACTTGTCGAAATGGGCATGAACATTCACAGCCTCTGTACCTTCGAGGGTCTTTGACGGGGCCCTGTGGCGGGCCGCCATGGAAGAGGAGGTTCGTCCGTAGGTGTTCGAATTTTCGCGCGGCGTAAGGGACCCTTAAAGGACGGCTTGCTAGGAATGGATCACCGGCCGCAAGGCCGCGTCTGCTTGCACGGCTCCTGACGGAGCCACATGCGCCCTGCCATTGTCCCCCTCGGCAGGGCGCACCCTTTTCCGGCCCTGCAATGCCGGTGTCAGGTCAGCACGGCACCGGGGTTCAGGATGCCATTGGGATCGAACAGGGCCTTGATGCCGCGCATCATTTCCAGCTTTACCGGATCGCCATAGCGCGCAAGATCCGGGGCCTTCAGCCGCCCGATGCCATGTTCGGCGCTGATTGACCCGCCATAGGCCACCACCAGATCATGGATGACTTTCATGATCCGCAGTTTCTGACCCGCGTAGTCTGCTCTGTCATGTCCCTTTGGCGGGAAGACGTTGTAATGCAGGTTGCCGTCGCCCAGATGGCCAAAGCAGTTCAGCCGATAGGGACCAAGGGCTGCGATCTGTGCGCGGCCCTCGTCGATGAAGGCGGGCAGGGCGCGGATCGGCACCGAGATGTCGTGGCTCGAGATTGACCCCACGAGGCGGTTCGCCTCGGGGATGGCTTCGCGCAGGCGCCAGAAATCCACCGCCTGGGCCTCGTTCTGGGAAATCAGGCCATCGCTGACCAGCCCGGCCTCGAAACCTTCGGCAAAGATCGTCTCCATCACCGTTTCGGCGTCCGAGAACAGGCCAAGGTCGACCAGCACCATCCAGTCCGGGGCGGGATCGAACAGGCGGCGGGTGTCCGGCATTGTCTCTGCCAGGAAATCAAGGCCCACCCCCGAGATCAATTCGAAGGCCGAGATCCCGTCGCCGGCATGGCCCCGCGCCAGTGCCAGCAGATCCAGCGCCTGCGCGGGTGACCCCGTGACCATCAGCGCCACGGACCGGCTGCGCGGGCGGGGGAACAGCTTGAACGTGGCGGCGGTGATGACCCCCAGCGTGCCTTCCGAGCCGATCATGAGGTTGCGCAGGTCATAGCCGGTGTTGTCCTTGCGCAGCCCGGTCAGGGTGTTCATCACGCGGCCATCGGCCAGGACCGCCTCGACCCCGAGGCAAAGTTCGCGCGCATTGCCATAGCGCAGCACATTGGCCCCGCCGGCATTGGTGCCCAGCACCCCGCCGACGCGGGCCGAGCCCTGCGCGCCGAAGCTGAGAGGGAACAGGCGATCTGCGTCAAGCGCGGCATTTTGCAGGTCCTCGATCACCACGCCGGCCTCGACCGTGGCGACATTGCCCACCGTGTCGATGCTGCGGATGCGGTTCATCCGTTCCAGTGTCAGCACCAGTGGGGTGGGGCCGTCGGGCATGATCTGACCGCCGCACAGGCTGGTGCCGCCACCATAGGGGATCACGGGCACGCGGGCGGCATTGGCAGCGGCCAGGATCGTCGCCACCTCTGTTGTGGAGCCGGGGGCCAGGACCAGTTCTGCATGACCCTTCCAGACGCCGCGGGGTTCGCGGTTGTAGGGCGCGGGATCGGCCCGAAAAGCGGCCTGCGGCAGTTGGGCGCGCAATTGCGTCGTCAGGGTAGTGTCGGCGGGGGACAGCGGCGGAATGGTCATGGCCGGTTGGGTCTTTCGAAGGGCCGGGCCGGGTCAGCCGACAAGGCGCAGATGGGCATTGACGGCCTCGCGCACCGATTGCTCTCCGCGTTCGGCGGCGGCTTCGATGACGGCGCGGACCTCGGCCAGGTCGACCTTCAGCAGCAGGCTTTTCACCGGTCCGATGGAGGCCGGGCGCATCGACAGGGCATGCAGGCCCATGGCGGCCAGGCAGACGGCCTCTACCGGGCGGCCCGCGTCTTCGCCACAGAAGCTGAGCGGGGTGCCGGTTTCCTCGCAACGCTCGACGATGCGTTGCAGGAAGGTCAGGAAGGAAACGTTCAGCGTGTCGTAGCGTTTGCGGACCCGTTCGTTTTCGCGGTCCGCGGCAAAGAAGAACTGCTTGAGGTCATTGCCGCCGATCGAGACAAATTGCACTTCCTCGAAGAACTGGCGCGGGGCGAAGGCGAGGCTGGGCGTTTCCAGCATGGCGCCGATTTCCAGCGATGAAGGCAATGCGTGACCCAGGATACGTTCGCGTGCCAGCGCCTTGTCCATCTCGGCGCGGGCCGCCTTGAATTCCTCGTATTGCGCGACAAAGGGGAACATTACCGACAGAGGGCGGCCATTGGCGGCCCGGATCAGCGCCTGCAGCTGCATCCGCATGACGCCGGGCTTGTCCAGCCCGACGCGGATCGCCCGCCAGCCGAGCGCCGGGTTGGGTTCATCCGTCTTCTTCATGTAGCTCAGGACCTTGTCCGAGCCGATGTCGAGCGTGCGGAACACGACCCGCCGGCCGCCAGCATTGTCCAGCACATGAGCATAGAGCTTGGAGAGCTCCGACCGGGTCGGCATCTTGTTGCGGATCAGGAACTGAAGCTCGGTCCGGAACAGACCGACGCCTTCGGCCCCCGACCCTTCGAGAGACGGCAGATCGGCCATCAGACCGGCGTTCATGGTCAGAGAGATCCGCGTGCCGCAACTGGTCACCGCCGGCGTGTCGCGGATCGAGGCATAGCGTTGCTGCGCTTCGGCCTGCATCGCGATCTTGTCGCGGAAGGCGCTGACGACCGTGTCCTCGGGGCGCAGATGGGCCAGACCGTTGTCGCCATCGACCATGATCAGGTCACCGTTCAGGGCCTCGGTCGTGATGTTGGACGCATGGATGATCAGCGGGATCGCCAGGGCGCGGGCGACGATGGCCGCGTGACTGCCGACAGAGCCTTGTTCCAACACGATGCCGCGCAGCGTGCGCCCGTAATCCAGCAGCTCCGCCGGGCCGATGTTGCGGGCCACGAGGATCGGATCGACCGGGATCTCGGCACCGGTCTCCTTGCCCTGGCCGGTCAGGATGCGCAGCAGGCGGTTGGACAGGTCGTCCAGATCATGCAGCCGTTCCCGCAGATAATGATCCGCGGCGCTGGTCAGCCGGATGCGGGCGGCGGTCTGTTCCTTTTCAACGGCGGCTTCTGCGGACAGGCCGACATCGATGTCCTCTTCCATGCGGCGCATCCAGCCCTTGGAATTGGCGAACATCCGGTAGGTTTCCAGCACTTCGAGCTGATCCGCATCGCCCTGGCTGGCGGTGGCCAGCATCTTGTCGACCCCGACGCGCAACTGTTCGACGGCCTCGTGCAGGCGTTCACGTTCGCGGACCGGATCATCCGCGATCGGGTTGGTGATGACCACGCGGGGTTCATGAAGCCAGACGTGCCCTTCGGCGGCGCCTTCCTGAGCGCAGGCGCCGCGGAACATCACCGGCTTGGTATGGCGCTTGGTCATCGGGGCGTTGTCGCCGACGAAGGCGCCAAGCTCGGCCATCTCGGCCAGCACCATGGCGACAACTTCCAGGGCATAGATCTCGTCGTCGGAATACTTGCGCGCGGTCCTGGATTGCACCACCAGCACGCCAAGGGTCTCGCCAAGCCGCTGGATCGGCACGCCGCCGAAGGAAGAATATATCTCTTCCCCGGTTTCCGGCATGAAACGG
The Pseudooceanicola algae genome window above contains:
- a CDS encoding M15 family peptidase; protein product: MTKAQIRLLQGKLTRLGLYDGAIDGVAGPMTLAALPACFAAMNQLAPPDFARWGKSRRCIAAMQAYALSEAIDAGVIDGLWGPQTDFAIMALAQKVATGQVRQFNDEGPDEIRNPAGFPDETRSQAELVAFYGPAGTADGRIRPPLVRVPLPWKMKLAWAKHQTRSFLWAHEKCAESLVRVLARVDALYAPAQKTDLGLDLFGGDYAPRLMRGADRASLHSWGIAFDFDPARNRLRDNLFEARLGQPDAIPFWEAWEAEGWCSLGRVRNYDFMHVQAAHRAY
- the ptsP gene encoding phosphoenolpyruvate--protein phosphotransferase, which translates into the protein MGDENQTDSRKMLGRLREVMAEDGHGQARLDRITGLIANSMLTEVCSVYLFRDAETLELCATEGLNPSAVHETRMRLGEGLVGRVARTGNVINTADAPKEQGFRFMPETGEEIYSSFGGVPIQRLGETLGVLVVQSRTARKYSDDEIYALEVVAMVLAEMAELGAFVGDNAPMTKRHTKPVMFRGACAQEGAAEGHVWLHEPRVVITNPIADDPVRERERLHEAVEQLRVGVDKMLATASQGDADQLEVLETYRMFANSKGWMRRMEEDIDVGLSAEAAVEKEQTAARIRLTSAADHYLRERLHDLDDLSNRLLRILTGQGKETGAEIPVDPILVARNIGPAELLDYGRTLRGIVLEQGSVGSHAAIVARALAIPLIIHASNITTEALNGDLIMVDGDNGLAHLRPEDTVVSAFRDKIAMQAEAQQRYASIRDTPAVTSCGTRISLTMNAGLMADLPSLEGSGAEGVGLFRTELQFLIRNKMPTRSELSKLYAHVLDNAGGRRVVFRTLDIGSDKVLSYMKKTDEPNPALGWRAIRVGLDKPGVMRMQLQALIRAANGRPLSVMFPFVAQYEEFKAARAEMDKALARERILGHALPSSLEIGAMLETPSLAFAPRQFFEEVQFVSIGGNDLKQFFFAADRENERVRKRYDTLNVSFLTFLQRIVERCEETGTPLSFCGEDAGRPVEAVCLAAMGLHALSMRPASIGPVKSLLLKVDLAEVRAVIEAAAERGEQSVREAVNAHLRLVG
- a CDS encoding FAD-binding oxidoreductase, whose amino-acid sequence is MTIPPLSPADTTLTTQLRAQLPQAAFRADPAPYNREPRGVWKGHAELVLAPGSTTEVATILAAANAARVPVIPYGGGTSLCGGQIMPDGPTPLVLTLERMNRIRSIDTVGNVATVEAGVVIEDLQNAALDADRLFPLSFGAQGSARVGGVLGTNAGGANVLRYGNARELCLGVEAVLADGRVMNTLTGLRKDNTGYDLRNLMIGSEGTLGVITAATFKLFPRPRSRSVALMVTGSPAQALDLLALARGHAGDGISAFELISGVGLDFLAETMPDTRRLFDPAPDWMVLVDLGLFSDAETVMETIFAEGFEAGLVSDGLISQNEAQAVDFWRLREAIPEANRLVGSISSHDISVPIRALPAFIDEGRAQIAALGPYRLNCFGHLGDGNLHYNVFPPKGHDRADYAGQKLRIMKVIHDLVVAYGGSISAEHGIGRLKAPDLARYGDPVKLEMMRGIKALFDPNGILNPGAVLT
- a CDS encoding adenine phosphoribosyltransferase — translated: MKTVRDYIRTIPDFPHEGILFRDVTTLFADPRGLRLAVDQLLHPYAGAPIDKVVGLEARGFILGGAIAHQLGKGFVPIRKKGKLPGPTIGESYTLEYGEASVEIHNDAIQPGEKILLVDDLLATGGTAEAGIKLIERLGGEILGCAFIIDLPDLGGRDKLVEMGMNIHSLCTFEGL